DNA sequence from the Nisaea sediminum genome:
CGAGCGCGAGCAGCACGCGAAGTGCATTCTCGACCGAGCCCCGCGTCACGATCTGGCTCGGCCGGATCGGGTTGGAAATCATCCGCACCGCCGCGGCGCCTGTCGCTTCGGCCGCACGCAGCCGGTCGGCATGCACTGCCGGGATCGCGGCAGTGCCGGGTAGCGCCATGCCGAGCGCCTCGGCGATGCAGGCCATGGTCGAGGCGGTGCCCATCACGGCGCAACTGCCGGCAGTAGTGGCGAGCCGCCGCTCGATCTCCCGGATCTCCGTGCCGTCGACCTTGCCGGCACGGTATTGCGCCCAGAAGCGACGGCAGTCGGTACAGGCGCCGAGCCGTTCCTCGTCGCCGGCCGCCGTCGTGTAGCGGGAGGTCATCATCGGTCCGCCGATCAGCTGGATCGCCGGAAGGTCGGCGGAGACCGCTCCCATCAACTGTGCCGGGACGGTCTTGTCGCAGCCCCCCATGAGCACGACCGCGTCCATCGGCTGGGCGCGGATCATTTCCTCGGTGTCCATGCTCATCAGGTTGCGGAACTTGAGGCTGGTCGGATTGAGATAGACCTCGCCGAGCGAAATCGTCGGGAAGTCGATCGGCAGCGCGCCCGCCGCCAGCACGCCGCGCTTCACCGCTTCGAGCAATTCCGGGAAATGGCGGTGACAATTGTTGAAACCGGATCCGGTATAGGCGATGCCGACGATCGGCTTCTCCAGGCTTTCCGGGAGATAGCCCATCGATGCGGCGAAGGAGCGGCGGAGATAGAGCGAGAAGTCGAAATCGCCGTAATTTGTCAGGCCGCGGGCAAATCCGTGCGCTTTGGTATTCTTTTCATCGTCAGCCATGTCTCTCGCTCCCGTTTATCTGGGGCAGAGTTTGGACGGCGCCGTTGTTCCCGTCCAGACGCCATGCGTCCGTGAGTCCGTAATCTTCACAGAGTGAAAAATACTGTTTTCCTAAGGCGATCGCTGACAGGGCGACGGCTACATCTCTTCCCAGAGGCGTTCCTCGCGTTCGAGCTCCTGTTCCTCCTCGCGCGCAAAATCACGTCGTGAGAGCACCGCGACAAGTCTTCCCTCGTGCAGCACCGGCAGATGGCGGAAGCCGCACGCCTGCATCATTCGCAGCGCCTCGATCGCCGGTACATCTGGGCCGATCGTTTGCGGATCCGCACTCATCACCTCGCCGATGCAGGTCACCCGTGCATTCACGCCCGTGGCGACGACCCGTTCAATGAGGTCGGTACCGGTAAAGATCCCGATCAGTCTCTCATCCTCGACCACGAGAACGGAACGGACCCTGCGTTCCGTCATCCGCCTGGCAGCCTCTTCCACCGTCGCTGTCGCCGGCAGAGTCAGAAGATCCTGATTGGTAACAACATCCGGGACCACGCAACGCAACATGGCGTCTCCTCCCATGGTCGATTTTTTTTATGTTTTGCTTTTTACGACAAAACGCAAGCCGTTCCCAACCCGTCCGCCTGCGAAAAAACCGCGCAATCTCTGCTTGCAGCAAAGGGGAGTGCGACAAAGCGTCCGGAAACGGCCGGTTAGCAAAGATCGGATTGATATATTCAAAAAATCGAATATGTTTGATACATGCCGTTTGCGTTCTTTCCGGCAGGAAAGGGCGGGGAACGGATCGTCGCAGCAGATAAAGGACGTCACGTCATGCGCGCTCCTCTTTCCTGGAAAGCCGGCGGACTCTTGCTCGGGGCCGTGTTCTTTGCCGCGGTCCTTCTGGTCAAGCCGATCGGCGTTTCGACCCAGTTCGTGATCTTCGACGGCATTCTCTGGGACGCGGTCTCACCTTCGGTGGTGACCGAGTCGGCGGATGCCAAGAGCGGTTACACCAGCACCAATCCCTATCTCGCCAAGAGCGGCGGGAAGTATGCAAAGAATGTCGAGAACCCGCTGAATTACAGCTTCGTCTTCGTGCTCGCCCTGATCGGTGGTGCGGCGCTTTCCGCACGCCTCCGGGGTGGCGTGGAGAAAGCGGAAAAGACAATGCCGGCGGTCTGGCGGGCGAATTTCGGCGACGAGCCGTGGAAGCGCTATGTCGCTGCCTTCCTCGCGGGATTCGTCGTGCTTTACGGCGCGAGAATGGCGGGCGGCTGCACGTCCGGGCACATGATGAGCGGGATGATGCAGACGGCCGTTTCCGGCTTCATCTTCGCTGCCGGCGCCTTCGCGGCGGGGATTCCGACCGCTCTCGTTCTGTTCCGAAAGGAGAGCTGAGATGAGCTCCATCCTTCTCGCCATCGTCATCGGCGGCGCTTTCGGCTTTACCCTCGACCGCGTCGGGGCGACCAATCCGAACTTCATCATCCGCATGCTGAACCTGACCAACCTGCATCTGATGCGGACCATCC
Encoded proteins:
- a CDS encoding CBS domain-containing protein — protein: MLRCVVPDVVTNQDLLTLPATATVEEAARRMTERRVRSVLVVEDERLIGIFTGTDLIERVVATGVNARVTCIGEVMSADPQTIGPDVPAIEALRMMQACGFRHLPVLHEGRLVAVLSRRDFAREEEQELEREERLWEEM
- a CDS encoding YeeE/YedE thiosulfate transporter family protein, coding for MRAPLSWKAGGLLLGAVFFAAVLLVKPIGVSTQFVIFDGILWDAVSPSVVTESADAKSGYTSTNPYLAKSGGKYAKNVENPLNYSFVFVLALIGGAALSARLRGGVEKAEKTMPAVWRANFGDEPWKRYVAAFLAGFVVLYGARMAGGCTSGHMMSGMMQTAVSGFIFAAGAFAAGIPTALVLFRKES